A window of Amycolatopsis australiensis contains these coding sequences:
- a CDS encoding fatty acyl-AMP ligase yields the protein METLSHPVPVTGKPAEDRESFATLLGRWARVLGDETALTCLDHRGAADGRAVTLTWRELDRRVSAVAARLSALAAPGERAAVLAGQSAGYVVAFLGAIRAGLVAVPLFAPGLPGHAGRLAVALADCTPQVVLTTTGECDAVRAFVPGVAVVAVDAVPPAEEREWPAPDPDAPAYLQYTSGSTRSPAGVVLTHRNVLANARQACTAYGAETRTTSAVSWLPLFHDMGLILGVGAPMAGGLASVLMDPPAFLERPSRWLRALSASPGAISAAPNFAYAYCAARVSAAEKSFVDLSRVVALINGSEPVLPATIAKFHDAFAECGLRPEVHRSSYGLAEATVLVSVTDAGKPARQVTFDRDRLAAGSAVPAASGTTLVSCGRPVGQRVRIADPATGEPAGPGEVGEIRVSGPNVGRGYWGRDSAATFGLPPLDPQTGEGWLATGDLGVVFDGELFVTGRLKDLVVVDGRNHYPQDIEQTVEEHPAVRPHSAAVFAIGTGDGEAAVVVLERAKGSDAGVAEVASALRAAVSAGHGLRLHDVVVLAPGQVPRTSSGKISRARCRESYLDGSLTDRRLG from the coding sequence ATGGAAACCCTTTCCCACCCGGTTCCCGTCACCGGGAAACCGGCCGAGGACCGCGAATCGTTCGCGACACTGCTCGGCCGGTGGGCGCGCGTCCTCGGTGACGAGACCGCTCTCACCTGCCTCGACCACCGCGGCGCCGCGGACGGCCGGGCGGTCACGCTCACCTGGCGTGAGCTCGACCGGCGGGTCAGCGCGGTCGCGGCGCGGCTGAGCGCGCTCGCCGCGCCGGGCGAACGGGCCGCGGTGCTGGCCGGGCAGTCCGCCGGCTACGTCGTCGCGTTCCTCGGGGCGATCCGGGCGGGCCTGGTCGCCGTGCCGCTGTTCGCGCCCGGCCTGCCCGGGCACGCGGGCCGGCTGGCCGTGGCCCTCGCCGACTGCACCCCGCAGGTGGTGCTCACCACCACCGGCGAGTGCGACGCCGTGCGCGCGTTCGTCCCCGGAGTGGCGGTCGTCGCCGTCGACGCGGTACCGCCGGCGGAGGAGCGCGAATGGCCGGCGCCGGATCCGGACGCTCCGGCGTACCTGCAGTACACGTCCGGCTCCACGCGCTCGCCGGCCGGGGTCGTGCTGACCCACCGCAACGTGCTGGCCAACGCGCGCCAGGCGTGCACGGCCTACGGTGCCGAAACCCGGACCACCTCGGCGGTCAGCTGGCTCCCGCTGTTCCACGACATGGGCCTGATCCTCGGCGTCGGCGCCCCGATGGCCGGCGGCCTGGCGTCGGTGCTGATGGACCCGCCGGCGTTCCTCGAACGGCCGTCCCGCTGGCTGCGCGCGCTCTCGGCGAGCCCGGGCGCGATCAGCGCGGCACCCAACTTCGCCTACGCCTACTGCGCTGCCCGCGTGTCCGCGGCCGAGAAGTCCTTCGTGGACCTGAGCCGGGTCGTCGCGCTGATCAACGGCAGCGAACCGGTGCTGCCGGCCACGATCGCGAAATTCCACGACGCCTTCGCCGAGTGCGGGCTGCGGCCGGAGGTCCACCGGTCGTCCTACGGCCTGGCCGAGGCGACGGTGCTGGTGTCCGTGACCGACGCGGGGAAACCGGCCCGGCAGGTCACGTTCGACCGCGACCGGCTCGCCGCCGGCTCCGCGGTGCCCGCCGCGTCCGGCACGACCCTGGTTTCCTGCGGCCGCCCGGTGGGCCAGCGCGTGCGCATCGCCGACCCCGCGACCGGCGAGCCGGCCGGGCCGGGCGAGGTCGGGGAGATCCGGGTCAGCGGGCCGAATGTCGGCCGCGGCTACTGGGGTCGCGATTCGGCGGCCACCTTCGGCCTGCCGCCGCTCGACCCGCAGACCGGCGAAGGCTGGCTGGCGACCGGCGACCTCGGCGTGGTCTTCGACGGCGAGCTGTTCGTCACCGGGCGGCTCAAGGACCTGGTCGTCGTCGACGGCCGCAACCACTACCCGCAGGACATCGAGCAGACGGTGGAGGAGCACCCGGCCGTCCGGCCGCATTCGGCGGCGGTCTTCGCGATCGGCACCGGCGACGGCGAAGCCGCGGTCGTGGTGCTGGAACGCGCCAAGGGCTCGGACGCCGGCGTCGCCGAGGTGGCGTCCGCGCTGCGGGCGGCGGTGTCGGCCGGGCACGGCCTCCGGCTGCACGACGTCGTCGTGCTGGCGCCGGGGCAGGTCCCGCGAACCTCCAGCGGCAAGATCAGCCGGGCCCGCTGCCGGGAGTCCTACCTGGACGGCTCGCTGACCGACCGGCGGCTCGGGTGA
- a CDS encoding MFS transporter, with protein MTGRTLVIIALGAFVTTLDNTIVAAGAPSIAADFGLGLGALQWVALGYMLPFAGLLPVAGRLVDRWGRRPTLSAGLLAFGAGAAAGGVAGSAGLLVAARVLQGTAAAFLVPGLLSLLRSNLGTRGRTLGAAVWTASLAAALALGPALGGLLSEYLGWGWIFFANLPFVAVMLVLLPSTVPRVRDPDGPRPPVASMAVVTASLVLLTAALAELGDHLRAGIALLAAGSALGGWFVLRERRAPARLVPAALTGNRVFTGSLAVQVLWGLGISGIVFFTPLLHQEFLGLGPVRAGLPLAAVAVAVAAAAPLVPRAVTAFGPHRTVAAGLAVVAAGLGALAVVNHVPALGPRLPALVLIGAGSAFTTPSTSHALDVVAQRHSGTASGLLTASRELASALGVALIGAVLTAVRAVRLGSGAPAGEALADGYTAGLLAAAAATLAGALLALRVSRVIPPRSRRRVTNTRCRNSFAREHAESPD; from the coding sequence ATGACGGGCCGGACCCTGGTGATCATCGCGCTCGGCGCGTTCGTCACGACCCTGGACAACACGATCGTCGCCGCGGGCGCGCCGTCGATCGCCGCCGATTTCGGCCTCGGCCTCGGCGCGCTGCAGTGGGTCGCGCTCGGCTACATGCTCCCGTTCGCCGGGCTCCTCCCGGTGGCGGGCCGCCTGGTCGACCGCTGGGGCCGGCGCCCGACGCTGTCGGCCGGGCTGCTCGCGTTCGGGGCCGGCGCGGCGGCCGGGGGCGTGGCCGGGTCGGCCGGGCTGCTCGTCGCGGCACGGGTGCTGCAGGGGACGGCCGCGGCGTTCCTGGTGCCCGGCCTGCTGAGCCTGCTGCGATCGAACCTCGGCACGCGCGGCCGGACGCTCGGCGCGGCCGTGTGGACCGCGTCCCTGGCCGCCGCGCTGGCCCTCGGCCCGGCCCTCGGCGGCCTGCTGAGCGAATACCTGGGCTGGGGCTGGATCTTCTTCGCCAACCTGCCGTTCGTCGCGGTGATGCTCGTGCTGCTGCCGTCGACCGTGCCGCGTGTCCGGGACCCGGACGGGCCGCGTCCGCCGGTCGCGTCGATGGCCGTGGTGACGGCGAGCCTGGTCCTGCTCACCGCGGCGCTTGCCGAGCTGGGCGACCACCTCCGGGCCGGGATCGCGCTGCTCGCGGCGGGTTCGGCGCTCGGCGGGTGGTTCGTGCTCCGGGAGCGGCGGGCGCCCGCGCGGCTGGTCCCGGCGGCGCTGACCGGCAACCGCGTGTTCACCGGCTCGCTCGCCGTGCAGGTGCTGTGGGGCCTGGGAATCTCCGGCATCGTCTTCTTCACGCCCTTGCTGCACCAGGAGTTCCTCGGCCTCGGCCCGGTCCGGGCCGGGTTGCCGCTGGCCGCGGTCGCCGTCGCGGTGGCGGCCGCGGCCCCGCTGGTCCCGCGGGCGGTGACGGCGTTCGGTCCGCATCGGACGGTCGCCGCCGGGCTCGCGGTGGTCGCGGCCGGGCTGGGCGCGCTCGCCGTCGTGAACCACGTCCCGGCGCTCGGGCCGCGCCTGCCCGCGCTGGTGCTGATCGGCGCCGGCTCGGCCTTCACGACGCCGTCGACGTCGCACGCGCTGGACGTCGTGGCGCAGCGGCATTCCGGCACGGCGTCCGGGCTGCTCACCGCGTCCCGTGAGCTGGCGAGCGCGCTGGGCGTCGCGCTGATCGGCGCCGTGCTGACCGCGGTGCGGGCGGTGCGGCTCGGCTCGGGCGCACCGGCCGGGGAAGCGCTCGCCGACGGCTACACCGCCGGGCTGCTCGCCGCGGCCGCGGCGACGCTCGCCGGCGCGCTGCTCGCCCTGCGCGTTTCGCGGGTGATTCCACCCCGATCTCGTCGCCGCGTGACAAACACGCGGTGCCGTAATTCGTTTGCCCGTGAGCACGCGGAATCGCCCGATTGA
- a CDS encoding MMPL family transporter, with product MTTVVSWCFRHAVVVVALWLAALAGLGFAALHTGGAFRDTVVLPGADSTAATRLLRGAGTEEHVVVRAPDGPVDAGTGRARLDALAARLAALPRVVAVSPPPGRVSADRRIAVLTVRFDAPAADLGRGTAEAFAGVVRNAGGLTAGAAGELAAMTAAAPDLGNAGIGLLAAALVLLVTFRSACCVLLPVLTAAVSVGCALAVVTLVSHVLTVPGISTEIAALLGLGVGVDYALFVLTRFRQGRRDGAEPAAALAAAAATSGRSVVFAGVTVCVSLAGMLTVGLPFLDGIAAAAAVSVLLTASATLTLLPALLRPVAGRMRVPAAGGGGRWARLAASVTRRPGPYTLAALLVVAVLALPVTGLRLGVPDATLDPPGSVTKTAAELLEQGFGPGAGADLLVVGTGDPSMGTLREALLARAAVGTPVTLPSGGWLLAVTPRTAPDDPATGELLTWTRTMATTIGGPDTHVGGLVAARADFSAAVTARLPLFLGSVVGISVLLLAWVFRSVVIPLTAAAMNLLTAAATTGAVVTVFGGPIEPYLPVFLFAGLFGLSMDYEVFLIARIQEAWRRHGDTRAAVVGGVAATGRTITAAALIMALVFVAFAFVDARVVREAGVGLTVAVLLDAVVVRCVLVPAVMTWSGEANWWFPRVPAGREPVRSRR from the coding sequence ATGACGACCGTCGTTTCGTGGTGCTTCCGGCACGCGGTGGTGGTGGTCGCGCTGTGGCTGGCCGCGCTGGCCGGACTCGGCTTCGCCGCGCTGCACACCGGCGGGGCCTTCCGTGACACGGTCGTCCTGCCCGGCGCGGACAGCACCGCCGCCACACGCCTGCTGCGCGGTGCCGGGACCGAGGAGCACGTGGTCGTCCGCGCACCGGACGGTCCGGTCGACGCCGGCACCGGCCGCGCCCGGCTCGACGCGCTCGCCGCCCGGCTGGCGGCCCTCCCGCGCGTGGTGGCCGTGAGCCCGCCGCCCGGCCGGGTGTCGGCCGACCGGCGGATCGCGGTGCTCACCGTGCGGTTCGACGCGCCGGCCGCGGACCTGGGCCGGGGCACGGCGGAGGCGTTCGCCGGGGTCGTCCGGAACGCCGGCGGGCTGACCGCCGGGGCGGCGGGCGAGCTCGCCGCGATGACGGCCGCCGCGCCGGATCTGGGCAACGCCGGGATCGGCCTGCTCGCCGCGGCGCTCGTGCTGCTGGTGACGTTCCGGTCGGCGTGCTGCGTGCTGCTCCCGGTGCTCACCGCGGCCGTGTCGGTCGGCTGCGCGCTCGCCGTCGTCACGCTCGTGTCGCACGTCCTGACCGTGCCCGGGATCAGCACCGAGATCGCCGCGCTGCTGGGTCTCGGCGTCGGCGTCGACTACGCGCTGTTCGTGCTCACCCGCTTCCGGCAGGGCCGCCGGGACGGCGCGGAACCCGCGGCGGCGTTGGCGGCCGCGGCGGCGACGTCCGGCCGCAGCGTGGTCTTCGCCGGCGTGACCGTGTGCGTTTCGCTCGCCGGCATGCTGACCGTCGGCCTGCCGTTCCTCGACGGGATCGCCGCGGCGGCGGCGGTTTCCGTGCTGCTCACCGCTTCGGCCACGCTGACGCTGCTGCCGGCGTTGCTGCGCCCGGTGGCCGGGCGGATGCGGGTTCCCGCAGCGGGCGGCGGTGGCCGCTGGGCCCGGCTCGCGGCCTCGGTGACCCGGCGGCCGGGACCGTACACGCTCGCGGCGCTGCTCGTCGTCGCCGTGCTCGCGCTGCCGGTGACCGGCCTGCGCCTCGGCGTCCCGGACGCCACCCTCGACCCGCCCGGCAGCGTCACCAAGACCGCCGCCGAGCTGCTGGAGCAGGGCTTCGGCCCCGGCGCCGGCGCCGATCTGCTCGTGGTGGGCACCGGCGACCCCTCGATGGGGACACTCCGGGAAGCGCTGCTCGCCCGCGCCGCCGTGGGGACGCCGGTCACGCTGCCGAGCGGCGGCTGGCTGCTCGCGGTCACCCCGCGGACCGCCCCGGACGACCCGGCCACCGGCGAGCTGCTGACCTGGACGCGGACGATGGCCACGACCATCGGCGGGCCGGACACGCACGTCGGCGGGCTCGTCGCGGCCCGCGCCGACTTCTCCGCGGCCGTCACCGCGCGGCTGCCGCTGTTCCTCGGCAGCGTCGTCGGCATCTCGGTGCTGCTGCTGGCCTGGGTGTTCCGCAGCGTCGTGATCCCGCTGACGGCGGCGGCGATGAACCTGCTCACCGCCGCCGCGACGACGGGCGCGGTCGTGACCGTCTTCGGCGGCCCGATCGAGCCGTACCTGCCGGTGTTCCTGTTCGCCGGGCTCTTCGGGCTCTCGATGGACTACGAAGTCTTCCTCATCGCGCGGATCCAGGAGGCGTGGCGGCGCCACGGCGACACCCGGGCCGCGGTGGTCGGCGGCGTCGCGGCGACCGGGCGGACCATCACCGCGGCCGCCCTGATCATGGCGCTGGTGTTCGTGGCGTTCGCGTTCGTGGACGCCCGCGTCGTGCGGGAGGCGGGCGTCGGCCTGACCGTGGCCGTCCTTCTCGACGCCGTCGTCGTGCGGTGCGTGCTGGTCCCGGCGGTGATGACGTGGTCCGGCGAGGCCAACTGGTGGTTCCCGCGGGTCCCGGCGGGCCGCGAGCCGGTGCGGAGCCGCCGATGA
- a CDS encoding aldose epimerase family protein yields the protein MTRSELTREFFGRVGGTDVHRYTLARAGGLTVRVLDYGGVIQSLEAPDREGRPGNVVLGYPDLDGYVANNRPDAPRVFLGAVIGRFANRIAGGTFALDGVLHRLPVNDGKNSLHGGPAGFDTRVWSAAEVPGGLRLTLVSPDGDQGYPGRLTTEVTYRLDDRLTIAYRAWTDAPTVVNLTNHTYWNLAGTGDVHGHWLAIAASRYCPTDANQIPDGDPAPVEGTPFDFRRPARIGARLADPDPQLAIGRGYDHNWVLDDGAPFAARAWDPASGRQLTMWTTEPGLQFYSGNYLGADGRPYHRGAGFALEAQHFPDSPNRPDFPGTVLRPGEVYHQETAFELATADRPPVA from the coding sequence ATGACCCGATCCGAGCTCACGCGGGAGTTCTTCGGCCGCGTCGGCGGCACCGACGTCCACCGCTACACCCTGGCCCGGGCCGGCGGGCTCACCGTGCGCGTCCTCGACTACGGCGGGGTCATCCAGTCACTCGAAGCGCCGGACCGCGAAGGACGCCCGGGCAACGTCGTCCTCGGCTACCCCGATCTCGACGGCTACGTCGCCAACAACCGCCCGGACGCCCCGCGGGTGTTCCTCGGCGCGGTGATCGGCCGGTTCGCGAACCGGATCGCCGGCGGGACGTTCGCCCTCGACGGCGTGCTGCACCGGCTTCCGGTCAACGACGGGAAGAACAGCCTGCACGGCGGCCCCGCCGGGTTCGACACGCGGGTGTGGTCCGCGGCGGAGGTGCCCGGCGGCCTCCGGCTGACGCTGGTCAGCCCGGACGGCGACCAGGGCTACCCCGGCCGGCTCACCACCGAGGTCACCTACCGCCTCGACGACCGGCTGACCATCGCCTACCGCGCGTGGACCGACGCGCCGACGGTGGTCAACCTGACCAACCACACGTACTGGAACCTCGCCGGCACCGGGGACGTCCACGGGCACTGGCTGGCCATCGCGGCGAGCCGCTACTGCCCCACCGACGCGAACCAGATCCCGGACGGCGACCCGGCCCCGGTCGAGGGCACGCCGTTCGACTTCCGGCGCCCGGCGCGGATCGGCGCCCGGCTCGCCGACCCCGACCCCCAGCTGGCGATCGGCCGCGGCTACGACCACAACTGGGTGCTCGACGACGGCGCGCCCTTCGCCGCGCGCGCCTGGGACCCGGCCTCCGGGCGGCAGCTGACGATGTGGACGACCGAGCCGGGCCTGCAGTTCTACTCGGGCAACTACCTCGGCGCGGACGGCCGCCCGTACCACCGCGGCGCGGGGTTCGCGTTGGAGGCCCAGCACTTCCCCGATTCGCCGAACCGGCCGGACTTCCCGGGCACGGTGCTGCGGCCGGGCGAGGTCTACCACCAGGAGACGGCCTTCGAGCTGGCCACGGCCGACCGGCCGCCGGTGGCGTGA
- a CDS encoding transporter substrate-binding domain-containing protein, with amino-acid sequence MEDLAADLAPTGVLRAAVNLGNPVLAHGTPAEPGGVTVDLARAVGARLGVPVQLRCFDAARKSFEALTSGAADLAFLAIEPARAAEVAFTEPYVVIEGVYVVPDRSPFRSPADVDRPGVRIGVKQGSAYDLYLTRTLAHATVVRGPDGVVAFEEQGLEVAAGIRQPMTAYAAEHPGTRVLEERFMRIRQAVATTPDRRPGTVAFLGELVAELKANGFVAESLRRANQPDALVAD; translated from the coding sequence ATGGAAGACCTCGCCGCCGACCTCGCGCCCACCGGTGTGCTGCGTGCCGCCGTCAACCTCGGCAACCCCGTGCTGGCGCACGGGACGCCGGCCGAGCCCGGCGGGGTGACGGTCGACCTCGCGCGTGCGGTGGGCGCCCGGCTGGGCGTGCCGGTGCAGCTGCGGTGCTTCGACGCGGCCCGCAAGTCGTTCGAGGCACTCACCTCCGGCGCGGCCGACCTGGCGTTCCTGGCGATCGAGCCGGCCCGCGCGGCCGAGGTCGCCTTCACCGAGCCGTACGTGGTGATCGAAGGCGTGTACGTCGTCCCGGACCGCTCGCCGTTCCGCTCGCCGGCCGACGTCGACCGCCCGGGTGTCCGGATCGGCGTCAAGCAGGGTTCGGCGTACGACCTGTACCTGACGCGGACGCTCGCGCACGCGACGGTGGTGCGCGGCCCGGACGGTGTCGTCGCGTTCGAAGAGCAGGGGCTGGAGGTCGCCGCGGGAATCCGGCAGCCGATGACCGCCTACGCGGCCGAGCACCCGGGAACCCGCGTGCTCGAGGAGCGGTTCATGCGGATCCGCCAGGCGGTCGCCACGACCCCGGACCGCCGCCCCGGGACGGTGGCGTTCCTGGGTGAGCTGGTGGCGGAGCTGAAGGCGAACGGATTCGTCGCGGAGTCCCTGCGGCGCGCGAACCAGCCGGACGCGCTGGTCGCGGACTGA
- a CDS encoding nitroreductase/quinone reductase family protein, which produces MRTLLRVANRLAVALYRRGVARSAKRLPVLLLTVDGRRTGNPHTVPVAYFTHEGGYLVAASAGGAKREPQWFRNVRVARQARVQVGDRARDVAVRVPDPAERDRLWRDVVLREAPFFTGYERKAGRVIPVCVLTPCGVS; this is translated from the coding sequence ATGAGGACGCTCCTGCGCGTGGCGAACCGGCTCGCCGTGGCGCTGTACCGCCGGGGCGTCGCCCGGTCGGCGAAACGGCTGCCCGTCCTGCTCCTCACGGTCGACGGCCGCCGGACCGGCAACCCGCACACGGTCCCGGTCGCCTACTTCACCCACGAGGGTGGCTACCTGGTGGCCGCGTCGGCGGGCGGCGCGAAGCGGGAGCCGCAGTGGTTCCGCAACGTCCGCGTGGCCCGGCAGGCGCGGGTGCAGGTCGGCGACCGGGCGCGCGACGTCGCCGTGCGCGTCCCGGATCCGGCCGAGCGCGATCGGCTGTGGCGCGACGTCGTCCTCCGCGAGGCGCCGTTCTTCACCGGCTACGAGCGCAAAGCCGGGCGCGTCATCCCGGTGTGCGTGCTGACGCCGTGCGGGGTTTCGTGA
- a CDS encoding ester cyclase: MTPDEFRARARRITEELFNQGDLAVLDELVDPAYVQYLAAEDRTTGVTELAQFVTEMRRAFPDLRAHTEQQVVEGDTLAQRLTVTGTHSGAAFAGLPAATGARLRVNLVDIYRVGPAGRFTQRWTLWDEHTLRVQLGLAS; encoded by the coding sequence ATGACACCCGACGAATTCCGGGCGCGGGCCCGCCGAATCACCGAAGAGCTGTTCAACCAGGGCGACCTCGCGGTCCTCGACGAGCTCGTCGACCCCGCGTACGTCCAGTACCTCGCCGCCGAGGACCGCACGACCGGCGTCACGGAGCTGGCGCAGTTCGTCACCGAAATGCGGCGCGCGTTCCCCGACCTGCGGGCGCACACCGAACAGCAGGTGGTCGAAGGCGACACGCTCGCCCAGCGGCTCACCGTCACCGGCACGCACAGCGGCGCGGCGTTCGCCGGGCTGCCCGCGGCCACCGGCGCGCGGCTGCGGGTGAACCTGGTCGACATCTACCGCGTCGGCCCGGCCGGCCGGTTCACCCAGCGGTGGACGCTCTGGGACGAGCACACCCTCCGCGTCCAGCTCGGGCTCGCGTCATGA
- a CDS encoding ATP-binding protein, whose amino-acid sequence MTFSALLKRLRLAAGLTQEALAERAGVSPRAVSDLERDPRRAPRLDTVRLLADALALAEPDRAALLAAARPAGSPPPPVSGPPRLLPPLIGRDGVAAALVELLERGETRLLTLTGPGGVGKTRLALEVFETVRPRFPEGAFFVDLAPLRAPDQVVAAIAHETGLDERGPAPVADRLAAAFRGKRVLLLLDNFEHLVEAGAGVLALLGACPGVTVLVTSRVPLRVRAEREYRIAPLESGAPDAPAVRLFTERATAAGVSLEADETVARICRRLEGLPLAIELAAARTRVLPPAVLLERLGQRLPMLVGGPRDLPDRQRTMRDAIGWSHQLLSPPAQALFRTLSVFVGGCPLAAVDDLDTLTELVDASLVTTGPDGRLGMLETIREYGLERLREAGEEATAVARHIEYFADLPPEAVEPEKDNVRAALDRALDRGDAAHALRLWVALSGFWTDHGLLQEGVRAAKAALALPGDAPDRLTALAGAARMATEISAFEDASAWCEELVVRARGRELVTALNTRGVLARQLDRYAESVADHERALALAEATGDRAGHAAALVGLAYTLLFTGETGRAIELAERGLAETRAAGSRREIADALIVLAWQAMHAGRHERARELGTEGVASARSIGDRSRVAEGLRILGTNAQLMGSHEEAAEALRECERLNRERGDDRTADQLLAHLAHVAMLTGDLAEAREKGVAALESARHHDDLWATAMSTTQLGHVELADGRVERAHELFTESRELFARIGNPMYLSWCLEGLAAIALADGDAAGAAELCGEREELLDRLDARLPPMNPPGFREVLAAVAGVAREG is encoded by the coding sequence GTGACCTTCTCCGCCCTGCTCAAGCGGCTGCGCCTGGCCGCGGGCCTGACCCAGGAGGCGCTCGCCGAGCGCGCCGGGGTGAGCCCGCGCGCGGTCAGCGACCTCGAACGCGATCCGCGCCGGGCCCCGCGGCTGGACACGGTCCGGCTGCTCGCCGACGCACTGGCGCTGGCCGAGCCGGACCGCGCCGCGCTGCTGGCGGCGGCGCGCCCGGCGGGGTCGCCGCCGCCGCCCGTGTCCGGGCCACCGCGGCTGCTGCCGCCGCTGATCGGCCGCGACGGGGTGGCCGCCGCGCTGGTCGAGCTGCTGGAACGCGGCGAGACGCGGCTGCTGACGCTCACCGGCCCCGGCGGCGTGGGCAAGACCCGGCTCGCGCTGGAGGTCTTCGAAACGGTCCGGCCGCGCTTCCCGGAGGGCGCGTTCTTCGTCGACCTCGCGCCGCTGCGCGCGCCTGACCAGGTCGTCGCCGCGATCGCGCACGAAACCGGGCTCGACGAACGCGGGCCGGCCCCGGTCGCCGACCGGCTGGCCGCGGCGTTCCGCGGCAAGCGGGTGCTGCTGCTGCTCGACAACTTCGAGCACCTCGTCGAGGCCGGTGCCGGCGTGCTGGCGCTGCTCGGCGCGTGCCCGGGGGTGACGGTGCTGGTCACCAGCCGGGTGCCGCTGCGCGTGCGCGCCGAGCGCGAGTACCGGATCGCGCCGCTGGAGTCCGGCGCGCCGGACGCGCCGGCCGTGCGGCTGTTCACCGAACGCGCCACCGCCGCGGGCGTGTCCCTCGAAGCGGACGAAACGGTCGCGCGGATCTGCCGCCGGCTCGAGGGCCTGCCGCTGGCGATCGAGCTCGCCGCGGCGCGGACCCGCGTGCTGCCGCCTGCCGTCCTGCTCGAACGGCTCGGGCAGCGGCTGCCGATGCTGGTCGGCGGGCCACGCGACCTGCCCGACCGGCAGCGCACGATGCGTGACGCGATCGGCTGGAGCCACCAGCTGCTGTCGCCGCCGGCGCAGGCGTTGTTCCGGACGTTGTCGGTGTTCGTGGGCGGCTGCCCGCTGGCGGCGGTCGACGACCTCGACACGCTGACCGAGCTCGTCGACGCCAGCCTCGTCACCACCGGCCCGGACGGCCGCCTCGGCATGCTGGAGACGATCCGCGAGTACGGGCTGGAACGGCTGCGCGAAGCCGGCGAGGAGGCCACGGCCGTCGCGCGGCACATCGAATACTTCGCCGACCTGCCGCCCGAGGCGGTGGAGCCCGAAAAGGACAACGTGCGGGCCGCGCTGGACCGGGCCCTGGACCGCGGGGATGCCGCCCACGCGTTGCGGCTGTGGGTCGCGCTGTCGGGATTCTGGACCGACCACGGCCTCCTGCAGGAGGGGGTCCGCGCCGCGAAGGCCGCGCTGGCCCTGCCCGGCGACGCACCGGACCGGCTCACGGCACTGGCCGGCGCGGCGCGGATGGCGACCGAGATCTCCGCGTTCGAGGACGCGTCGGCGTGGTGCGAAGAGCTGGTCGTCCGCGCGCGCGGACGCGAACTCGTCACGGCGCTGAACACGCGTGGCGTGCTGGCGCGGCAGCTCGACCGCTACGCGGAGTCCGTCGCGGACCACGAGCGGGCGCTGGCGCTCGCCGAAGCGACCGGGGACCGGGCGGGCCACGCGGCCGCACTGGTCGGCCTGGCCTACACGCTGTTGTTCACCGGGGAAACGGGCCGGGCGATCGAGCTGGCCGAGCGGGGCCTGGCCGAGACGCGCGCGGCGGGTTCGAGGCGGGAGATCGCGGACGCGCTGATCGTGCTGGCGTGGCAGGCGATGCACGCGGGCCGGCACGAGCGCGCGCGGGAGCTGGGAACCGAAGGCGTCGCGTCGGCCCGGTCGATCGGCGACCGCAGCCGGGTGGCGGAGGGGCTGCGGATCCTGGGCACGAACGCCCAGCTGATGGGCAGCCACGAGGAGGCGGCGGAGGCACTGCGGGAGTGCGAGCGCCTCAACCGCGAGCGCGGCGACGACCGCACGGCGGACCAGCTCCTGGCGCACCTGGCGCACGTGGCCATGCTCACCGGCGACCTGGCCGAAGCCCGCGAGAAGGGCGTCGCGGCCTTGGAATCGGCCCGCCACCACGACGACCTGTGGGCAACGGCGATGTCGACCACCCAGCTGGGACACGTCGAGCTGGCGGACGGACGGGTGGAGCGAGCCCACGAGCTGTTCACGGAGAGCCGGGAGCTGTTCGCACGGATCGGCAACCCGATGTATTTGTCGTGGTGCCTGGAGGGCTTGGCGGCGATCGCCCTGGCGGACGGCGACGCTGCGGGGGCGGCGGAGTTGTGCGGGGAGCGGGAGGAGCTGCTGGACCGCCTGGACGCCCGGTTGCCGCCGATGAACCCGCCCGGCTTCCGGGAGGTCTTGGCCGCAGTGGCGGGGGTGGCGCGGGAGGGGTAG